From Nicotiana tabacum cultivar K326 chromosome 22, ASM71507v2, whole genome shotgun sequence, one genomic window encodes:
- the LOC107799070 gene encoding F-box protein FBW2-like, which produces MEGCRDTCHSSKPLSLSSSKTQNPQEQKTQRASFLHFTYRMDGESSKRACVKVGNDGVGGRWDELNPEILASIFVRIVPAEVMVRTVALVCRRWMEAVAGPYCWAEINLENWCRKCCIANKFHLIDPLVRKIVRRSRFTFRRLSTYRLGNVGFSYAANCGRCLKILQIPMSEVTDQVVEKHSGSLVNLTFLDISYCVNITVKGLKAFGLQCKSLTHLRRNMPPWELPTKFEASDVNDHEALIIAEIMSGLQRLDLAFNRLSDNGLDAILTQCKALTHLEIQGCWNVELKGNLEERCEKLVDFRSPWIHEYEDGHAESSDIDSREDECDEESIYSESPSSSDLD; this is translated from the exons ATGGAAGGTTGTCGTGACACGTGTCACTCATCTAAACCCCTCTCTCTGTCTTCCAGCAAAACACAAAACCCCCAAGAACAGAAAACTCAAAGAGCTTCGTTTCTTCACTTCACTTATCGCATGGATGGTGAGAGCAGCAAAAGGGCATGCGTTAAAGTCGGAAACGATGGCGTTGGAGGGAGGTGGGATGAGTTAAACCCGGAGATATTAGCTTCAATATTCGTAAGGATTGTTCCGGCGGAGGTGATGGTTAGGACGGTGGCATTAGTTTGCCGGAGATGGATGGAGGCGGTGGCAGGGCCGTACTGCTGGGCGGAGATTAACTTGGAAAACTGGTGCCGGAAATGCTGCATTGCTAACAAATTCCATCTCATTGACCCTCTCGTACGGAAAATTGTTCGCCGGAGCAGATTCACTTTCCGGCGACTCTCCACTTACCGTCTCGGCAATGTTGGATTCTCCTACGCTGCTAACTG TGGAAGATGTCTCAAGATACTGCAAATCCCTATGAGTGAAGTCACTGACCAAGTGGTGGAAAAGCATTCGGGGTCCTTGGTCAATCTAACCTTCTTAGACATTAGCTACTGTGTAAATATCACAGTGAAGGGTCTCAAAGCTTTTGGATTACAATGCAAGTCCTTGACTCATCTCAGAAGAAACATGCCTCCGTGGGAGCTGCCCACTAAATTTGAAGCTTCCGATGTCAATGATCACGAGGCGTTGATTATAGCAGAAATCATGAGTGGTCTCCAGCGCCTTGACCTCGCATTCAACCGATTAAGTGACAATGGCCTTGACGCTATTCTCACACAGTGTAAAGCACTAACGCACCTTGAAATCCAAGGGTGTTGGAACGTGGAGCTGAAGGGTAATCTTGAGGAAAGATGTGAAAAGCTTGTAGATTTTCGGAGCCCTTGGATCCATGAATATGAGGATGGGCATGCTGAATCTTCTGATATTGATAGTAGAGAAGATGAATGTGATGAAGAATCAATCTACTCAGAATCACCctcttcatcagatttggatTAG